In Ketobacter sp. MCCC 1A13808, the sequence TTAAGCCTTAGCGTCGGCAAACAGTATCAGCTGGACATATTGCGGCCGTAAAAAATCTCGAGCATTTCACGACGCAACTTATGGCTGATGGCCTCCTGCTCTTTCGCACTCAATTCATCCACACCCAAACCGAACAGATAGTTGTCAAGGTTGAAGTCTTTCAACAACATTTTGGTATGGAAGATATTCTCCTGATACACGTTCACATCGATCATTTCGTACAGTTCGAGGGTTTCATCCAGGAAATAATTCTGGATCGAATTAATCTCATGATCAATATAGTGCTTCATACCATCAACATCCCGGGTGAATCCACGTACCCGGTAATCCACGGTCACGATATCCGAGTCGAATTGATGTATCAGGTAGTTCAACGCTTTCAGAGGTGATATAACACCACAGGTAGAAACATCAATATCCACGCGAAAGGTACTGATACCGTTTTCATTGTCCGGGTGGGTCTCAGGATAGGTATGCACCGTCACGTGGCTTTTATCCAGGTGCGCTACTACGGACTCTTTCAAAGGACCGGGCTCTTCCTTGGAGGGGTCTTCTTCTGGTGCGATCGGATGCTCAGCAATGAGCATGGTGACGCTGGCGCCTTCAGG encodes:
- the speD gene encoding adenosylmethionine decarboxylase, yielding MPHKLKLHGFNNLTKSLSFNIYDICYAKTPEHRREYREYVDELYNAERLTQILTMVTEIIGASILNVARQDYDPEGASVTMLIAEHPIAPEEDPSKEEPGPLKESVVAHLDKSHVTVHTYPETHPDNENGISTFRVDIDVSTCGVISPLKALNYLIHQFDSDIVTVDYRVRGFTRDVDGMKHYIDHEINSIQNYFLDETLELYEMIDVNVYQENIFHTKMLLKDFNLDNYLFGLGVDELSAKEQEAISHKLRREMLEIFYGRNMSS